The DNA sequence TGCACTTTCCTTCCCACCTTGCACTGTCACCAAAAGACCTACTCCAACCACCATCTTCTTCCCTGAATCAACACTATTTTCCTTCCCCAGCTCAAGCAGCCAAACAGAAGACACCAACCAGCTACTGCGATTCTCGCCGGTAATTTCTTTCCTGCCCACCTTGCAGTGTTATTCCTACTCTAGCATCCATCTCACTGCTCCTCCTTTCTTCAATCACTGGCGAGCCACAATCCAGCAGTAGTATAAGGTGGGTCAGGTCGAAGATGTCCATACTGATACCTGTCTAACCATAAACCAAGATTGAGATCCTAGTCCACGACCAAGAAAGAACAAAGTGGCACTGCCTCACCAATTCTGGCCATTGCACAGCTCGTCAACTTGAGGTTTGTTTCCTTAACCGTTACGTTTCTGCAGCTATATAGTTGTGCACATATAGTGCCCACTGTGTTGTAATTGTTATATGTCTCTGCAGCTGCTTATGAGTATCTAGATCTGTGCATATATAGTTGCCACTGTCATGTACTTGTATCAATAATGAACGAGAAGTCAGTACTAGTGCCGCGATGGCTGCATGTGTAGATGGAAGATGATTGAAAATATTTGTTGTATAAAATTGAAATGCAATGTTGAAATTAACATATGTTCTAATTTCGTTACAGCAAAAACGGAAGTTCTCAATCATGGCCGGTGTCCTAGATGCTTTGGCATCCTACATCCAAAACATGCTTCTGCAGATGGCGGCAGAAGAGGTGCATATGTTGCTTGGGGTGTCCGGTGAGATTGACAACATGGACATCAAGCTTCGGGATCTAAAGAACATCCTTGCTGATGCTGATAGGAGGAACATCACTGACAAAAGTGTCCTAGCATGGGGGATAGAGCTAAGGAATGCTATGTATGNNNNNNNNNNNNNNNNNNNNNNNNNNNNNNNNNNNNNNNNNNNNNNNNNNNNNNNNNNNNNNNNNNNNNNNNNNNNNNNNNNNNNNNNNNNNNNNNNNNNACGGAAAGAAAGCGTTTGGCTATGAAAGACCAAGAAACCTAGTTGACAGCCATCCATTAGATCTAAAGAAATGCAGAGTTGAAGTTTCCAAAAACTGTCCAGCAAGCAGAAGCTGGTCTTTTAGTACCTCACACCGCTACAGTCTTACCCACTAACGAAGCCAATGGGTTCCTCTAATACCTGCAAAAAAGTTTTCGGTCTGCATTTGTCAAAAAACCACTTCATTTCTTGTTATCCAAATTGTCCAAACTAGGGTCATAGCTGCCATTAATAATAAGGAATTAAAAGTGTTACTAGTCCTCTTAAGACCAATTAACAAAAAACAATCATTTATACTAAGAGGAGGTGCAATTCCAAACAACAGGCGTACCACACGCCACAAGAATTAGTATAAAAACATTCGAATAAGAGGTGGTGAATAGTTTTAGGAGAATCACAGAACACATATCTTGTGTCTCTAGCCTAGTTACGTTGGCAAGATTATCTTTGGTTAAAACAACACCTctttttaaatataaaaaaaagactTTTATACAAAAGGGAGCCTCGCCTAGTCAAGATATAGGGGTCACCTTCATCCAACAAACATGCCAAGTCAGATTTGTCGTGATCATTTTGGAATAATCCCAAGCATCTGATTTCACCACCAAAGGTGATGATTCTATTAATATATTACTTTATTAAACAATAAAAAACAGAAAGTGGCTTAAATGAAATGAACAATACTAGGACCTTGTTTAATtcacaaaaatttttggatttgactattatagcattttcgttttattcagcaattagtgttcaatcatggactaattagacttaaaagatttatctcacaatttatagataaattatacaattagttattttttatctatatttaatgttttgtaTATGCGTACAAAGATTTTTTATCAAGTGGGCGATCAAATTGTTAACATCCATCCGTCCCGCCCAACACTAACATCAGCTTTTGCAGTGCACCAACCGCTAGCCTTTTCGTTTATTACTAAATCCAAGTTATAGGTGCGGAGAGTGTTGCCGATCGAACTTCCATGTCATGGGATAAATTGGGGCTCAGTAATCTAAAAGAAAGTGAGTTGTTTAATTTCCAACGTATAGAGGCTCCAAAGAGAAATTCATACCAATACACTTGTGATTGGAAGAAAATGAATTGCCATTGCCAATATACTTGATTAATTTGTACTTAATTATGTAATTCGAAATAAAATAGCATGCATTACAAGACGCAAGAGCCGGTCAGTAGCCGCTGCCAAATTGTATTTTGGTTTCTTTATGAGCGAGTCTTTGCTTGTCGTCTCGTGCAACGAGAACGCTTCCTGCGGTGCCTCCACTCTAGCATCCAACAAGGCTCCGGTGTGGAATTTATAAACTAGGACACAGCAAGCAAGTCGATCGAAGTTGCCATGCACTTTCCTTCCCACCTTGCACTGTCACCAAAAGACCTACTCCAACCACCATCTTCTTCCCTGAATCAACACTATTTTCCTTCCCCAGCTCAAGCAGCCAAACAGAAGACACCAACCAGCTACTGCGATTCTCGCCGGTAATTTCTTTCCTGCCCACCTTGCAGTGTTATTCCTACTCTAGCATCCATCTCACTGCTCCTCCTTTCTTCAATCACTGGCGAGCCACAATCCAGCAGTAGTATAAGGTGGGTCAGGTCGAAGATGTCCATACTGATACCTGTCTAACCATAAACCAAGATTGAGATCCTAGTCCACGACCAAGAAAGAACAAAGTGGCACTGCCTCACCAATTCTGGCCATTGCACAGCTCGTCAACTTGAGGTTTGTTTCCTTAACCGTTACGTTTCTGCAGCTATATAGTTGTGCACATATAGTGCCCACTGTGTTGTAATTGTTATATGTCTCTGCAGCTGCTTATGAGTATCTAGATCTGTGCATATATAGTTGCCACTGTCATGTACTTGTATCAATAATGAACGAGAAGTCAGTACTAGTGCCGCGATGGCTGCATGTGTAGATGGAAGATGATTGAAAATATTTGTTGTATAAAATTGAAATGCAATGTTGAAATTAACATATGTTCTAATTTCGTTACAGCAAAAACGGAAGTTCTCAATCATGGCCGGTGTCCTAGATGCTTTGGCATCCTACATCCAAAACATGCTTCTGCAGATGGCGGCAGAAGAGGTGCATATGTTGCTTGGGGTGTCCGGTGAGATTGACAACATGGACATCAAGCTTCGGGATCTAAAGAACATCCTTGCTGATGCTGATAGGAGGAACATCACTGACAAAAGTGTCCTAGCATGGGGGATAGAGCTAAGGAATGCTATGTATGATgccactgatatcctcgacctTTGCAAGCTCAAGGCTATGGAGCAAGGCCAAAGGCATGATGCCGGATGCTTCAACCCGTTGCTCTTCTGCATACGGAATCCCCTACATGCCCACGATATTGGAAGCCGCATCAAGAACCTTAACAAGAGGCTAGACGACATCAAGGCACGTGGTGCATCATTCAACTTCCTGAACCTTAGTACTTATGAGGATCGTGGAAGAAATGTGATATCATATGGTTCTAGTACCCGTGAGACATCGGGGGGCCTTGTTGAGTCTGGTTTGGTTGGTGAGAAGATTGAAGAGGACACAATAAATCTTGTGGAGATGCTAACAAAGAAGTATCCTACCGACGACAACAAATCCAACAAAATAATGGTTTTCTCTATTGTGGGAGCTGGTGGGATTGGTAAAACCACCCTTGCTCAAAAGATCTTCAACAATGAAGTCATAAAGGATGAgttcaaaaagaaaatatggTTGAGTGTCAACCAAGGCTTTGATGATACTGAAATGTTAAGAAGAGTTATTATCGAAGCTCGTGGAAACCACCATGATTGTGGAAATGCAAAGGTGTCACTAGAACACACTCTAATAGAAGCTTTGAAGGGACAAAAAACCTTATTAATAATGGATGATGTCTGGGACAGCCGTATATGGGAAGGCGTGCTTAGAACTCCCTTTGTTAATGCCATGCTAGCTGAAGGTAGCCGTGTGCTGGTCACCACAAGGCATGACACAGTGGCACGTCAGATGAAGGCGGAGGAGCCCTACTATCGTATTGACAGACTTGGGCTTGAAGATGCATGGATGCTGCTCAAGAAGCAGGTACAAGTTAATCCATACATTTATTACTTTTCATTAATCATGCATTATGTTTTCTAGCTGCATCACTTTAGTTTTGCTTCTATCTTAGTAGTGGGAACTAGATTCCCTGTCTTGGCAGCAACTTCTATTTTTCTTCTTTGTTTCAACCATGTAGTTCTGTGGTGGTGACCTTCGAAATATAAGATAAAGAAACAAAATGACATACTTCCTTGCGTTAgcattgtattatcttgcatatGCAGTCATGTAGACTCCACATAGTGCaggtattcactttttttgttAAAGCAATTCAAAATTGGACATTGTATTACACTCCCtcctttttttaaaaagaacTTGAGATCTGTAGGTTCGATTGGATCTGTAATTGGCTGTAATGTAGGCAATATGAAATGGCGAATTAGTAACTAATTTAAATTCACAAACTAAGGAAACCATAATAAGTATGTTTATCACTATTCTTTTTagagtaaaataaaaaaaaggtctTTGAAGTTATTCTGTATGATGTTGTCCGATCCTCAAACTCTCAAAATGCTTGCATTGTGAGGTTAGAGAAATTGTCCTTGTATGGAATGTAAGTCCCAAGCCCTTATAATGGTACTTTCATCCACAGGACTTGTCACGTGTTGTCATCTAGTCTAGTTCTTAATGAGCCCTAACACACTATACACCCTTATGTGGCATGTCACAATTGATCCATTTGTGGTTCAGTATTGATGAGTAGTCTAACGCGAGGTTATGTATATCACACATATTGGGCTGTTGCACTATATCCGAgcgaagagagagagagggggaactCAGGATGGTGGTCCAAAGGCCAACATATATGTGTGGTGCCCATATATAGAATCGACTAGTACAGATATTATGAGACATATAGGTAGCATTTGGTTGGGAGATAAGGTGGGATGGAAGAATGATCTTGTCTCCGGTTTGAGGGATGCAGTGACCCTATTTTCTTTTTGGTTGGAAAGCGATGGGACCAATTTGTTTTCTATTTGGTCTTAGATATAATAACTCAAATCTTGTGGGTCCCATTTGGCAGTTTTAATTCTCtttttcttcctcctctccttaCCTTGTTCACGAACTGTGGCCACCCAAAGGACTCGCAAGTGCGACGCCCTCTGCCTCCTCCCGTTGAGTCGGCCATGGCTTATGCCACCTGCTTCATGTGTAGCCACCCAAAGGACTCGCGCACGGTGGCTCCTAAAAGGTTGCACGACGGCAGCCTCTGAGCTCACGCGTGGAGGCTCCTCTTATCTCGGCACAGTGGTGGCCCCCCAAGGTCATGCAAGGCGGCAATCTCCCGAGCTCGCGCGATGGTGGCCCCCTGTGCTCGTCTTCATTGACCTCCCCTATGTGCACCTCCTCTTGTCTTCTTCCTCACCAGTGAGTGGGCTTGTCCCACCTCAGGCGACCCCTTGTTCGTCAAATTTCTGCACAAGCACGCATGTGAGCAACTGTCGTGGTCGTGTAGCCACCATGCTTGCGCAGCCAAATAGAATTGGGATACTTAAATGTTTAAGTATCTAAATGTATAGTTTTACATTTAGTGATCTGATAGAAGATGCAGTAGTTTAGAGACTATGGGTGCAATTTGCTCTATGACAATGGTTGGAATCGCCTCCCATCGCCTCCGCTAaaaacttttttccttttttttttaatttgtggAAGGGTAATAACATCATTGTACAAGGTTCTCTTAAACCCCAACCCCTATTATCGGCAGCGACGGCTCCCTGTAACACGCATTGGTGGACGCAGACAGGTGGAACTCATAGAAGATTTAAAAAAACTTAAGAAGAAGATTTTTATCTAACTAGCTATAGTACTTGAATCAAACATCCTATCTATCTTACTCAAAATATTACTTTTACAATTATGAATTTACCCTTTTACCCTTCAttaaaaaagaaatacaaaaggAGAAATTACCGCTCCTCTATTTAGGGTCTTAATTCCTATAATTTTGGAGGCGATGGGAGGCAATGTGACATCTATGGCCCACCGACCATAGACACACCTATTACCTCCCATCACCTTGCTTCTATCGCTTTGCTTCTCATCGCCTCTCCAACCattgtaaaaatattaattatagtATTACTGGACGTACATGTATGTGGAGAAGGCATTGCTTATGAATTGTGTACAACAGTATTTAAAATTGATTTTTCAACGTGAAGCTGGTGGAAGCGTGATATATAGCAAAGAATCCACATACCAACGCTAAACTCATGGTGGCAACTAATGTACATGCTTTGTAAACTGCAATTGCCCACTGGGTGAAATCTAAGGAAGAGTGGGCCAAGAAACTAAGATTAGACCTAGTACCACTTAGAatattaattattttataacaaaatttgaaactaaaccAACCGCATTTGTTGGGAGTAGACTATACAGCTTTCAACCGTTTATTTGTATTGGAATGCACGACGATATTACATGCTGAGTTATTAGTGTAGTTACTGGCACAGTAGCGTATATATGGATGTGTGTCACTTTGTAATGGAAACAATTATTTCTAATATTTTTGCTTGGCCATACGTACGTTCGTGCGCACCTTGTAGTGAGCATTCTTCCTCAATGTTGAGTTTTGTTTGCACGAGCACTGTAGCTTTATTACACAGAATTTCTATCGACTAGTGCATCAACCCATGTTCTGGCATGGGCTTGAATTTTATGAGATATAAGTATTAAGTATTGTTCTggtcatttcaaattataaaccattttggCTATTAAAGATATATTATTTTTCATTGTACCTGACAGTATATCTAAGTGTATAGAAAAAACTATATACTTTCGAAACatgttataatttgaaatgcgcGGAGTAGATCTGAATAATAATGAAATAGTCATAAATTATATGTTTTTCTCTTTGTCTAATCTCTAACATAATAGACATGATAGATACTCTATAGTCTATATCTATAGTTATCATAAACTTATTAGTTACTATTTTTTCAACAAACTAATCTATATATTTTTATCCATATTACTTCAAATATGCAATTACTTTGAAACCTTACCATTAATCACGGTGGCTCTTGTTTTGTTATGTATCAAATTTCTTATTGACTGCAACAGATTTATTTTTTCTCTCCTTAAGTTAAGTTGAACCCCTTATGCTTATTGTATCTTTCATTAACTCTTCTTTTTGTATTTTTGAAATAAGAATTTTAGGACATAGTTTACATTCTTAGCATCGAACTACAATAGCATAAGACATCATAAATTATATGTTTTTCTCTTTGTCTAATATCTAACATAATAGACATGATAGATACTCTATAGTCTATATCTAGTTATCATAAACATATTAGTTACTAGTTTTTCAACAAACTAATCTATATATTTTTATCCATATTACTTTAAATATGCAATTACTTTGAAACCTTGCCATTAATCACAGTGGCTCTTGTTTTGTTGTGTATCAAATTTCTTATTGACTGCGACAGATTTATTTTTTCTCTCCTTAAGTTAAGTTGAACCCCTTATGCTTATTGTATCTTTCATTAACTCTTCTTTTTGTATTTTTGAAATAAGAATTTTCGGACATAGTTTACATTCTTAGGAACTACAATAGCATAAGACATCATTTGAAACATACACCGTATTGCTTAAGATAAGCCACAGAGCTTGAAGTGAGATCACAAACATGATGGCTAAGGAAATATTAACCTCAAGAGAATTTTTTATTCTAGTGCTAAGGAAATAACTTTTTTGTGATTAAACATAACATATTTATTCTATTGCTCATGCATGATGGCATTACGTGTATATTTACTTTAATCAAATCTTACTATATGTGTTTTATGAGAATTTCTAGGATCTATCTTTTGTTTTCCTATCAAGTCTTGTGACGATTAACATGGAAGCTCTAGTAGAAACGTCTTGTTAGAATTTAtagtatttatctttttttatagTGTGATATGTATTTAGTTGAAAACTAAACTTAAGATATATAAACTCTTGATACAACTCTTTTTTGACATTGCAAATCTACATTTATCTTTTAACTTTGAATTAAATTGTTGCAATTTCTTCACATGTTAATTAGAAATTCTGGTATTCTTTatcttttattcaaaaatcATTTTTTATTATAAAGAGTATAGGTCCAGTAGTATTGTTTTCCacatatgctaaaatttggcttgCATTCTGACACTAAACATGTTCAATTTGTTATGTCATACGATTATATGTGTTGTATTATTTATATATCATAGAGTGCATAAATTTAAGTTGACAATATTGATATGACATAATGTTTCAGTAAAAACATATAAACTTgtttaaaataataattattgaaTTTATTATCACGGAGTATAGATATAAAGTGTTATTGTTACATCGTTTGCTATGTGAACATTTTTCAATGTTTCATAACTTCTAAAATAAATGTTATCCAAATTTatacatgtttatttgatatACATGGTGCAACATTGCATTTAGTTATTTTATTTAACGATTATTGAATTATGCAATTTGGAAATATATACATGTACCATACTTATTGTTAATATTGATATTTTTAATAGTATATATTACTATTTACATGTCAATTTtagatatgttttgtttatCTTCAATTCTGGCTAAGGAACATACAAAAATAAAGTTAATACCTTGCATTATATTTCACAAAGACATAAATGGATAGGTTCAACACGAACATAGAATATTAATTTGCATTATTTTTCATAATGATAAAGGTGGAGAATTTATAATTAGGAGGCATTTTAAATTATGTTCCATAAGGGTATATTGGGTAGTTTAGATACAAAGTtagaatattattttttattatctttCACAATGACAAAAGCAAGGTAATTTAGACACAATTTTAGGGGTTTATTTAAATTATGTTTCATAATCGCCAACGTGGGTAATTTAGATGAAAAATCAGGGAGTGATTTTGAATTATTTTTTATGATGACATACATGGGTAATTTATATACAAATATAGAGGGTTATTTTGAATTATCTTTTGTAATGCCACAATTGGGTAAATTAAATGCAAAATTAGGGGTTACTTTATTGTATTTTCATAACGGCAGTAGTGGGTAATGTTTTATAAACTATAATAGATGCAATGGCTATTATCACTGATGATATTAGAGTTTATCAAATGAAAGGCTAGATGTTTTTTATTATTGTCATAATTTGGAGGATTTATCTTTCTACTAGCATTTTGTTATGTCTCTGTTCGGGTCTCTAATTAGAATTTATAGGATTTATCTTTTCTAGTGTCTGGTGAGAATTAACGAGTGTCTCTGTTGGGGCTTCTAATTAGTAATAACTAGGAGGATTCCCCGCGCTTTGCTGCGGGTATGAAAGAGAAATATAAATATGGTCTTACTGTAGTCTATTATGTCAtctatatatagttttagtAGTCAGTTTCAaaagaggaagagaggagaTCACGTGAGAAAATAATTGTATGCATGCATGGTCATGTGTAGGTAGCTGTATCCACTATTGGAACCATTTGTGAGTGGGCTAATTGCATGAAGCAGCAGAAGAAGTGGATGATGATGCGGCGCAAGAAAGTGCAAAAGAATTAGCTTAGTGGAGTTTGTCTTTATAGGATATATATAGATAAGATTGGTCACAGCAGGTAGTGAATCATTCAGGCGGGTTCAGAGTTTATTAGCTAAGAATATGTCGTGCAAAATAATAGTGCTGATTTTGCTTCAGATTAGGAATCTCCGTACTTCCATAGGTCATAAGAGCAAAGAAGGGGAAATTCGTCATGAACATAGCTATACTTTCTTACTTTTATATCCCAAGCAACACTCgtgcttttttctttctttttacttaggccttatttagttcactccaaaaatcataaactttttaagatttcccgtcacatcgaatcttgcggcacatgcatagagcattaaatatagatggaaacaaaaactaattgcacaatttgcctataaattgcgagacgaatcttttaatcttagttacttcatgattggacaacgtttgtcaaataaaaacgaaagtgctacagtatcaaaatccaaaaactttttggatctaaacaatgccttagttgcatatgcataaagtataATATAAAAAAGGATGACCAATAATTGTGTGCTAGAGATCCCATTTCTTCTTGATGTGCTTTGCATTGGTAGCATATCACAACACTGCACGGTAAATTATTTTTTGTCTAATTGGCCTGAAATTCTCGCAGGCTGTCAGAGATGTGAATGATGAGCCGCAGGTTGAAAATTTAAAGGATATTGGCTTGATACTTGTAAAAAAATGTGATGGTTTACCTCTTGGGATCAAAGTAATGGGAGGTCTCCTGAGTCGGAAAAGGATAACACGAACCAACTGGCAAAAGGTCTTAGATGATTCTCTATGGTCAATATCACAAATGCCTGAAGAGCTAAATTATGCAGTATATCTTAGCTATGAAGATCTGGACCCTTGTTTGAAGCCTTGCTTTTTGCACTACTCCCTCCTTCCTAAGGGCACACTGTTTTctgttgatgacattgttggcaTGTGGATTAGTGAAGGATTTGTTTATGGAACATTACATGATGACCTAGAAGGAATAGGAAGGGAATACTATGATGAGTTAATACAGCGAAACCTTATTGAGCCAGATACGAAGTATGTTGATCAAGAAGCTTGCAACATGCATGATGTGGTCCGGTCATTTGCTCATAACTTGTGGGGAGATGAAGCAATCATAGCTCACAATAGTACAATTGGTATTGACAAACTTAAATCACAGAAATTTTTTCGATTATCTCTGGAAAGCAAAGGACCAGAACAACATGATTTGGATTGGTGTTCTCTACAAATACAAACATCACTGAGAACACTAATTTTAGTGGGTAATATAAAGATTAAGCCAGGTGATTCATTTGTTTCTCTTTCAAGTCTCCGAACACTACATTTGGACAGTGTAAATATTGATTCAATAGCAGAATCTTTGTATCAGCTGAAACATTTGAGGTATTTGGCAATAGAAAACAGTAATACATCAAAGTTACCAGAGGACATAGGCAAGTTGAAATTCTTGCAGTACATTAGCCTTGGTGGTTGTCAGAGTTTGACCAAGCTTCCCAGTAGCATTGGACTGCTACATGACTGGAGGTTTCTCAGTCTTCCCGGAACAAATATAAGTGTTGTACCAAGGGATTTATGTGGTCTAACTTCTTTGAGGAAATTATATGGATTTCCAGCCCACATGGACTGTGATCACTGTAGTTTGGAGGAACTAGGGCCTCTCTCCCAGCTGACAGAACTTTATATCAGTTTCTTGGAGAATGTAGCTTCTTCCTCATCTGCTATACAGGCCAAACTTGGTGGAAAGAAGCGCCTAAGGTTTCTCTCACTGGGTTGCACCAGTAGAAAGGAAGAAGGGATATCTGAGAAAGCCAAGAGACAAATCGAGGAGGTCTTTGATGAGCTCTGCCCGCCACTTGGCTTAGA is a window from the Sorghum bicolor cultivar BTx623 chromosome 5, Sorghum_bicolor_NCBIv3, whole genome shotgun sequence genome containing:
- the LOC8072150 gene encoding putative disease resistance protein RGA4; protein product: MAGVLDALASYIQNMLLQMAAEEVHMLLGVSGEIDNMDIKLRDLKNILADADRRNITDKSVLAWGIELRNAMYDATDILDLCKLKAMEQGQRHDAGCFNPLLFCIRNPLHAHDIGSRIKNLNKRLDDIKARGASFNFLNLSTYEDRGRNVISYGSSTRETSGGLVESGLVGEKIEEDTINLVEMLTKKYPTDDNKSNKIMVFSIVGAGGIGKTTLAQKIFNNEVIKDEFKKKIWLSVNQGFDDTEMLRRVIIEARGNHHDCGNAKVSLEHTLIEALKGQKTLLIMDDVWDSRIWEGVLRTPFVNAMLAEGSRVLVTTRHDTVARQMKAEEPYYRIDRLGLEDAWMLLKKQAVRDVNDEPQVENLKDIGLILVKKCDGLPLGIKVMGGLLSRKRITRTNWQKVLDDSLWSISQMPEELNYAVYLSYEDLDPCLKPCFLHYSLLPKGTLFSVDDIVGMWISEGFVYGTLHDDLEGIGREYYDELIQRNLIEPDTKYVDQEACNMHDVVRSFAHNLWGDEAIIAHNSTIGIDKLKSQKFFRLSLESKGPEQHDLDWCSLQIQTSLRTLILVGNIKIKPGDSFVSLSSLRTLHLDSVNIDSIAESLYQLKHLRYLAIENSNTSKLPEDIGKLKFLQYISLGGCQSLTKLPSSIGLLHDWRFLSLPGTNISVVPRDLCGLTSLRKLYGFPAHMDCDHCSLEELGPLSQLTELYISFLENVASSSSAIQAKLGGKKRLRFLSLGCTSRKEEGISEKAKRQIEEVFDELCPPLGLENLNIEGYFGERLPRWMMPAPVTPLRSLRNIVMENLACCTELPSGLSQLPCLELLQIVRAPAIKCVGHEWLQPNNQVGVAFPRLQKLRFEGMVEWEEWVWEEQVIGMPILEGLTLEMCKLRRMPPGLAFHAKTLKKLGIYDVKHLSSLENFASVVHLDVFRNTHLERISNLPKLQKLVIVMCPKLKVVDGIPALQRLTLEDYGMDTVPRYLQDVNPRHLQLYCSISLLTCIAAGKSGPEWHKFSDIQQVKAYANEEGCPREWYVLYTRNPFRFETNISYSAIAHGRMARACFPYSKTCPVDGDRPLEQEQHMHVDKSVPLCLRFRNNAYRHLTYWLRQACLHCCETDRVASTTDQWIEAAGAAAYRYYERKITSVM